A genomic region of Melanotaenia boesemani isolate fMelBoe1 chromosome 21, fMelBoe1.pri, whole genome shotgun sequence contains the following coding sequences:
- the c21h8orf33 gene encoding UPF0488 protein C8orf33 homolog — protein MTEQRLLFIDIEAESKSPSAFEGGAKKPLWTHSDNSFRFDFSSDSFSVPREKASPSDWTEAATSQISFTGQSSAFAFNFQIPTTTPAEDMDTTETPDTCSSRSQQCVQEEEASLALEVIAPPEPSEQSKTKKKKKSGKKKPESETQQKPAEGSQGEKQLTVEEQLNRQLDWCIEQLELGLKTQKGTPKQKEEASRSLKTLRSSKAPLAKKRQVMRAMTGDYRKKMEDEKSKQFKLIQSEIASAQVKVVSDSPKKSIFHRRAEVKTQPPATEGNLQETKAQDNTKPKLQTHEQTSDFVFVPSKEEFCFNFF, from the exons ATGACCGAGCAAAGGTTGCTGTTTATAG ACATTGAAGCGGAATCAAAAAGCCCCTCAGCTTTTGAAGGTGGTGCCAAGAAACCCCTTTGGACTCACAGTGACAATTCTTTTAGATTTGACTTCTCTTCTGACAGCTTCTCAGTGCCTCGGGAGAAAGCATCTCCATCTGACTGGACTGAGGCAGCAACAAGCCAGATATCATTCACTGGGCAGAGCTCTGCTTTTGCGTTCAACTTTCAGATCCCTACTACCACACCTGCAGAGGACATGGATACAACAGAAACACCGGACACTTGTTCATCACGTAGTCAACAGTGTGTCCAGGAGGAAGAAGCTTCCCTTGCGCTAGAGGTTATTGCTCCACCTGAACCGTCAGAGCAATCCAAgactaagaagaagaagaaatctgGAAAGAAGAAACCTGAGTCTGAGACGCAGCAAAAGCCAGCTGAGGGTAGTCAGGGAGAAAAACAGCTG ACTGTAGAAGAGCAGCTGAACAGGCAGCTGGACTGGTGTATTGAGCAGCTGGAACTAGGACTGAAGACCCAGAAGGGAACACCAAAACAGA AGGAGGAGGCCTCACGTTCTCTGAAGACTCTGCGCAGTTCCAAAGCTCCTCTGGCCAAGAAGAGGCAGGTGATGAGAGCCATGACTGGAGactacaggaaaaaaatggaagatGAGAAGAGCAAGCAGTTCAAACTCATTCAGAGTG AGATTGCATCAGCTCAGGTCAAAGTTGTTTCTGATTCCCCAAAGAAGTCAATTTTCCACCGGAGAGCTGAAGTCAAAACCCAGCCACCAGCCACAGAAGGAAACCTGCAGGAAACCAAAGCTCAGGATAACACAAAGCCAAAACTACAGACTCATGAACAGACATCAGATTTTGTCTTTGTTCCATCAAAGGAGGAGTTTTGCTTCAATTTCTTTTGA
- the anks3 gene encoding ankyrin repeat and SAM domain-containing protein 3, giving the protein MSELSDEASESEQLGASLSVWLGDSLLRPEELNVPLDLHTACSIGQYDVVAKCIKKREVNLDGKNIGGWTPLMYAAYIGHDNITNLLLEAGVNVNATTPRGLTPLMLAASCGNESIAYFLLQQGAELELKDSRGWTALFHCTSTGHQQMVKFLLDNNADANVKEPGSGFTPLMEAAACGHEIIVQYLLDHKVKVDDRNTKGETARALAILYGYTKIVSLIDSRSPRMKSGHFDDLSSSEDSDSAPQRLRPSRSIHDGPQAIAKFRGGGTSKLCEPQAVLPGYMFRKIGDQCDGICNRDVTSPINELDGQSHSSRDDSPFFDNDMPTMRSSSSSSEGPPPVVGHNWEGFVECSEDSDQGKKSCSSRVNKGHHSKGKNRHGTNDGARSSGTRNCSKYTSVRTPPSYTGPKDLAEFLEQIGFSKYLPLLEEQDIDLRIFLTLTENDLKEIGITLFGPKRKMTSAIARWHSGARPPSEALEQAYADQLEAEMQEMAIQLHKHCEEVESLQSQVSQEKELRTVMEGCLMEDKMAWKRVHAELVENHRLAQDMNTTLVKARTCRAELFSRLTSDGNSSLYTCLEDKVKSDTGGKAAEALTCSSVVELIKKLDSYEEELAETLQTILQSLRRLSAPEKVSDSWERP; this is encoded by the exons ATGTCTGAGTTAAGCGATGAGGCCAGCGAATCGGAGCAGCTGGGTGCCAGCCTCTCCGTTTGGCTGGGGGACTCCCTGCTAAGACCGGAGGAGCTGAATGTCCCTCTGGACCTCCACACAGCCTGCTCCATCGGCCAGTACGACGTGGTGGCTAAGTGCATCAAAAA GCGTGAGGTGAACCTGGATGGAAAGAACATTGGAGGATGGACCCCGCTAATGTATGCAGCTTACATTGGCCATGACAACATTACAAATCTCCTGCTGGAGGCCGGTGTGAATGTAAATGCTACCACTCCTAGAGGACTTACTCCCCTGATGCTGGCAGCAAGCTGTGGCAATGAAAGTATTGCATATTTTCTGCTTCAG CAAGGGGCTGAGCTGGAGCTGAAGGATTCTCGAGGCTGGACAGCTTTATTCCACTGTACAAGCACAGGCCACCAGCAGATGGTCAAGTTCCTGTTGGATAACAATGCTGATGCCAATGTTAA GGAACCAGGGTCTGGCTTCACTCCCCTGATGGAGGCTGCTGCTTGTGGACATGAAATCATTGTTCAGTACCTGCTTGATCAT AAAGTTAAAGTTGATGATCGCAACACTAAAGGAGAAACTGCACGTGCCCTTGCCATACTGTATGGTTATACTAAAATTGTTAGCCTCATTGACTCACGTTCTCCCAGAATGAAATCAG GACACTTTGATGACCTGAGCTCCTCGGAGGACTCTGATAGCGCACCACAGAGGCTTCGCCCGAGCCGAAGCATCCACGATGGGCCTCAAGCCATCGCCAAGTTCCGAGGTGGAGGGACCAGCAAACTGTGTG AGCCTCAGGCTGTGCTGCCAGGATACATGTTTCGTAAAATCGGTGACCAGTGTGATGGCATCTGCAATCGTGATGTGACGTCGCCAATTAATGAGCTAGATGGCCAGAGTCACAGCAGCAGAG ATGACAGTCCATTTTTTGACAATGACATGCCCACCATGAGGagcagcagtagcagtagtgAGGGCCCGCCTCCTGTAGTTGGACACAACTGGGAAGGTTTTGTGGAGTGCAGCGAG GACTCTGATCAGGGTAAAAAGAGCTGTTCTAGCAGAGTAAATAAGGGTCATCACTCAAAAGGCAAAAATCGGCATGGAACTAATGATGGTGCTCGCAGCAGTGGAACAAGAAACTGTAGCAAATACACATCTGTTCGTACCCCACCTTCTTATACCGGTCCAAAG GATCTGGCAGAGTTCTTGGAACAAATTGGTTTCTCTAAATACCTCCCATTACTTGAAGAACAAGACATTGACCTACGGATATTTCTTACCCTGACAGAGAACGATCTGAAAGAAATAGGGATCAC ACTATTTGGGCCTAAACGGAAGATGACATCAGCCATTGCAAGGTGGCACAGCGGCGCTCGACCACCCAGTGAAGCTTTGGAACAAGCTTATGCTGATCAGCTTGAGGCTGAGATGCAAGAGATGGCCATACAGCTACACAAG CACTGTGAGGAGGTAGAAAGCCTGCAGAGCCAGGTGTCTCAGGAGAAGGAGCTGCGTACAGTGATGGAGGGATGCCTGATGGAGGACAAAATGGCTTGGAAGAGGGTTCATGCTGAGCTGGTGGAGAACCACCGGCTGGCCCAGGACATGAACACCACGCTGGTTAAGGCAAGGACATGTCGAGCTGAACTGTTTTCCCGTCTGACTTCAGACGGAAACAGCAGTTTGTACACTTGTTTGGAAGATAAAGTAAAAAGTGACACTGGTGGTAAAG
- the h3f3d gene encoding H3 histone, family 3D, whose translation MARTKQTARKSTGGKAPRKQLATKAARKSAPSTGGVKKPHRYRPGTVALREIRRYQKSTELLIRKLPFQRLVREIAQDFKTDLRFQSAAIGALQEASEAYLVGLFEDTNLCAIHAKRVTIMPKDIQLARRIRGERA comes from the exons ATGGCTCGTACCAAGCAGACTGCTCGTAAATCCACTGGAGGAAAGGCGCCTAGGAAGCAGCTGGCAACCAAAGCAGCCAGGAAAAGTGCGCCATCCACTGGTGGAGTGAAGAAGCCCCACAGATACAG GCCAGGTACTGTTGCTCTGCGAGAGATTCGTCGATACCAGAAGTCCACTGAGCTGCTGATCAGGAAATTGCCTTTCCAGCGTCTTGTAAGAGAAATAGCTCAGGATTTCAAGACAGATCTGCGTTTCCAGAGTGCAGCAATTGGTGCTCTCCAG gAAGCCAGCGAGGCATACTTGGTTGGACTGTTTGAAGACACCAACCTGTGCGCCATTCATGCAAAGAGGGTTACCATCATGCCAAAGGACATCCAGCTGGCCAGGCGAATCAGAGGAGAGAGGGCATAA